The following coding sequences lie in one Heliangelus exortis chromosome 6, bHelExo1.hap1, whole genome shotgun sequence genomic window:
- the ARL4C gene encoding ADP-ribosylation factor-like protein 4C — MGNISSNISAFQSLHIVMLGLDSAGKTTVLYRLKFNEFVNTVPTIGFNTEKIRLSNGTAKGISCHFWDVGGQEKLRPLWKSYSRCTDGIIYVVDSVDVDRLEEAKTELHKVTKFAENQGTPLLVIANKQDLPKSLPVAEIEKQLALQELTPSTTYHIQPACAIIGEGLTEGMDKLYEMILKRRKSLKQKKKR; from the coding sequence ATGGGGAACATCTCCTCCAACATCTCCGCCTTCCAGTCCCTGCACATCGTCATGCTAGGCTTGGACTCGGCGGGGAAGACCACCGTGCTCTACCGGCTGAAGTTCAACGAGTTCGTCAACACGGTGCCCACCATCGGCTTCAACACGGAGAAGATCCGGCTGAGCAACGGGACGGCCAAGGGCATCAGCTGCCATTTTTGGGACGTGGGTGGTCAGGAGAAGCTGCGCCCGCTCTGGAAGTCCTACAGTCGCTGCACCGATGGCATTATCTACGTGGTGGATTCGGTGGACGTGGATCGGCTGGAGGAGGCCAAAACGGAGCTGCACAAGGTGACCAAGTTCGCCGAGAACCAAGGCACCCCGCTGCTGGTAATCGCCAATAAGCAGGACCTGCCCAAGTCTCTGCCGGTGGCCGAGATCGAAAAGCAGCTGGCCCTGCAGGAGCTGACCCCTTCCACCACCTACCACATCCAGCCCGCCTGCGCCATCATCGGCGAGGGGCTGACCGAGGGCATGGACAAGCTGTACGAGATGATCCTCAAGCGGAGGAAGTCCCTCAAGCAGAAGAAGAAGCGGTAG